One stretch of Punica granatum isolate Tunisia-2019 chromosome 5, ASM765513v2, whole genome shotgun sequence DNA includes these proteins:
- the LOC116209170 gene encoding pyruvate decarboxylase 1, whose product MDSANNIGSTPVAARASSWPGTLGSHLARRLVEIGVRDVFSVPGDFNLTLLDHLIAEPELNLIGCCNELNAGYAADGYARARGVGACVVTFTVGGLSVLNAIAGANSENLPVICIVGGPNSNDYGTNRILHHTIGLPDFTQELRCFQTITCTQAVVNNLDDAHELIDTAISTALKESKPAYISISCNISGIPHPTFARDPVPFFLAPKVSNRMGLEAAVEATADFLNKAVKPVIIGGPKLRVARAQQAFNELAEASGYPVAVMPSGKGLVPEHLPHFIGTYWGAVSTTFCGEIVESADAYVFVGPIFNDYSSVGYSLLIKKEKAIVVQPNRVTIGNGPSFGWVFMADFLSALAKKLKKNTTALENYQRIFVPPGVPLKYEKNEPLRVNILFKHIQEMLSGNSAVIAETGDSWFNCQKLRLPENCGYEFQMQYGSIGWSVGATLGYAQAAHEKRVIACIGDGSFQVTAQDISTMIRCGQNTIIFLINNGGYTIEVEIHDGPYNVIKNWNYTALVDAIHNGEGKCWTAKVKTEEELIEAIAAANGPQKDSLCFIEVIVHKDDTSKELLEWGSRVSAANSRPPNPQ is encoded by the exons ATGGACTCGGCCAACAACATAGGTTCAACGCCTGTCGCGGCCCGGGCCTCCTCCTGGCCCGGGACTTTAGGCAGCCACCTAGCTCGGCGGCTCGTCGAGATCGGTGTCCGCGACGTGTTCTCCGTCCCGGGGGACTTCAACCTCACGCTCCTCGACCACCTCATAGCTGAACCGGAGCTGAACCTGATCGGCTGCTGCAACGAGCTGAACGCCGGGTATGCCGCCGACGGGTACGCGCGGGCGAGGGGCGTGGGCGCGTGCGTGGTCACGTTCACGGTCGGGGGCCTGAGCGTGCTCAACGCGATTGCCGGGGCGAACAGCGAGAACCTGCCCGTGATCTGTATCGTTGGCGGGCCCAACTCGAATGATTACGGGACGAACCGGATCCTCCATCACACGATCGGGCTGCCCGATTTCACCCAGGAGCTGAGGTGCTTTCAGACGATCACTTGCACACAG GCAGTTGTGAATAACTTGGATGATGCACACGAACTTATTGACACCGCGATATCGACCGCCTTGAAAGAAAGCAAGCCTGCATATATCAGCATCAGCTGCAATATATCCGGAATTCCACACCCGACCTTCGCTCGAGACCCAGTCCCTTTCTTCCTAGCACCAAA AGTAAGTAATCGAATGGGACTAGAAGCAGCCGTGGAGGCGACTGCCGATTTCCTCAACAAGGCTGTGAAGCCCGTGATAATTGGTGGGCCGAAGCTGAGGGTGGCCAGGGCACAACAAGCCTTCAATGAGCTTGCTGAGGCGAGTGGATATCCTGTAGCAGTCATGCCTTCAGGCAAGGGCCTAGTGCCCGAGCACCTCCCCCACTTCATTGGGACCTATTGGGGCGCAGTCAGCACGACCTTCTGTGGGGAGATAGTCGAGTCGGCCGATGCCTATGTCTTTGTGGGCCCAATATTCAATGACTACAGCTCGGTCGGGTACTCCTTGTTGATTAAGAAGGAGAAAGCGATCGTTGTTCAGCCCAATCGTGTGACAATTGGGAATGGCCCTTCCTTTGGTTGGGTGTTCATGGCTGATTTTTTGAGTGCATTGGCCAAGAAGCTGAAGAAGAACACAACGGCATTGGAGAATTACCAGCGGATTTTTGTTCCACCAGGCGTGCCTCTCAAGTACGAGAAAAACGAGCCTCTTCGAGTCAATATCCTCTTCAAGCACATCCAA GAAATGCTTAGTGGAAACAGTGCAGTTATAGCTGAAACCGGTGACTCCTGGTTTAACTGTCAGAAGCTCCGGCTCCCTGAGAATTGCGG GTACGAATTCCAGATGCAATATGGATCTATCGGGTGGTCAGTTGGTGCCACGCTTGGTTATGCTCAAGCGGCTCATGAAAAGCGTGTGATTGCTTGTATCGGTGATGGAAGTTTCCAG GTGACTGCTCAGGATATTTCGACAATGATTCGATGTGGCCAGAACACCATAATCTTCTTGATCAACAATGGAGGCTATACAATCGAAGTTGAGATCCACGATGGGCCCTACAATGTGATTAAGAACTGGAACTATACGGCACTAGTCGATGCCATCCACAATGGCGAAGGCAAATGTTGGACTGCTAAG GTCAAAACAGAGGAAGAGCTGATTGAGGCAATTGCAGCTGCAAATGGACCACAGAAGGACTCCTTATGTTTCATTGAGGTCATCGTGCACAAGGACGACACGAGCAAAGAGTTGCTAGAATGGGGGTCCCGAGTTTCTGCTGCTAATAGCCGCCCCCCGAATCCTCAGTAA